In Monodelphis domestica isolate mMonDom1 chromosome 1, mMonDom1.pri, whole genome shotgun sequence, the sequence cctcccatctccaggcctggctcttgttGCTCCTAGTTGCTCTAGTCTCCCCCTTTCCACAATGACGTCACCATTCTGTCATCCAGGTTCACGCACATATGTAACCAGTGGTGGTTTCCAGGAGGCCAGGCTAGTTTCTCCTTAAAGGAGAAGGGAAACTGCTCGACTGATTGGAAGATAAATGCTTCAGACATTGATATCATTTCATGGTCACCTGGTAGATAATAAAAGGCACAGCCTTTGAGAAGTCAGTGCTTCTCCCTGGTGTGGAAGGCAACATTCCTTTGTGACTCAGACACCAAAACAAAGAGGCAGAAGGGAAATGATTCTAACTGAATTCGTCCCCTATACTTATTGAATTGCCTTTTAATTGTTAACTAAGCTTTTTTTTATTGAGTGCCAAATGGTCCACAAATGTTTCACTGGGTTCCCCCATTACTGAGAACTAGACCTGGGCCTACAAGGGTCTCACACCAATTCTGGgccttttttttcccagataGTGTCCAAAATAAATCCTGTTTCTCTACTGATCCACAGCTCATATCCAGTTCCTTGCTTCCAAGAATTTCTGCTGATgtcatggaaagaacattggcccAGGAGTCAGAGACTAGAGTTCTAGCCCTGGTTCTGacactatatataactataaactGGTGAAAACCAATCTGCTTGGTATGGCCCCAGCCCTGCCCCACTCCCCCACGTATATTAAGGCTACTGcacttagagaaggaaatggcaaacctctccaggatctttgccaagaaaacccccaatggggtcgcTAAGAGTCAGCCACaagtgaaaaataactgaaccCAACACACCTCGGAACCAGgcattcctccctcctttccctcctccagaGATTTCTGCCTGTGTGGAGCAGTTAGAGTTAAGTTTCCTGGCTTTCAGCCCCTCGTTTTCAATTGCTTATTCGACAATTCAGAAAATACCTTCATTTCACTGGTCCAGATgatctcattctcttcctccagAGATGATGGCGACGTCTCCTGTTAGTGCTATTGTCCAAGTTCTAGCCCTGAGTGGCTactatatattgttgttgttgtttggctCCTTCTTTTACAGAGGACCACTGGCATCACGGGCCAGTGTCTTGACTCTCCAGGGAACTGGACTGAAGTGAGATAGAATTGCACCAAGTCATCGGCCTCCCTCTCCCTTCGAGTCATACAAAGGCAGTGGCAGGACCAAAGTCTAGagaactggtgatggcctgggatgtacTGGGTGCCCTTGGTGTCCTCCGTGTCTGGTCAGGTTCTAAGATCTCCGTCACGCCTAGagaactggtgatggcctgggatgcactGGGTGCCCTTGGTGTCCTCCGTGTCTGGTCAGGTTCTAAGATCTCCATCACGCCTAGagaactggtgatggcctgggatgcactGGGTGCCCTTGGTGTCCTCCGTGTCTGCTCAGGTTCTAAGATCTCCATCACGCCTAGagaactggtgatggcctgggatgcactGGGTGCCCTTGGTGTCCTCCGTGTCTGCTCAGGTTCTAAGATCTCCATCACGCCTAGagaactggtgatggcctgggatgcactGGGTGCCCTTGGTGTCCTCCATGTCTGCTCAGGTTCTAAGATCTCCATCACGCCTAGagaactggtgatggcctgggatgcactGGGTGCCCTTGGTGTCCTCCGTGTCTGCTCAGGTTCTAAGATCTCCATCACGCCTAGagaactggtgatggcctgggatgcactGGGTGCCCTTGGTGTCCTCCATGTCTGGTCAGGTTCTAAGATCTCCATCACGCCTAGagaactggtgatggcctgggatgcactGGGTGCCCTTGGTGTCCTCCGTGTCTGCTCAGGTTCTAAGATCTCCATCACGCCTAGagaactggtgatggcctgggatgcactGGGTGCCCTTGGTGTCCTCCATGTCTGGTCAGGTTCTAAGATCTCCATCACGCCTAGagaactggtgatggcctgggatgcactGGGTGCCCTTGGTGTCCTCCGTGTCTGGTCAGGTTCTAAGATCTCCATCACGCCTAGagaactggtgatggcctgggatgcactGGGTGCCCTTGGTGTCCTCCGTGTCTGGTCAGGTTCTAAGATCTCCATCACGCCTAGagaactggtgatggcctgggatgcactGGGTGCCCTTGGTGTCCTCTGTGTCTGGTCAGGTTCTAAGATCTCCATCACGCCTAGagaactggtgatggcctgggatgcactGGGTGCCCTTGGTGTCCTCCGTGTCTGGTCAGGTTCTAAGATCTCCATCACGCCTAGagaactggtgatggcctgggatgcactGGGTGCCCTTGGTGTCCTCCGTGTCTGCTCAGGTTCTAAGATCTCCATCACGCCTAGAGAACTGGTGGTGGCCTGGGATGCACTGGGTGCCCTTGGTGTCCTCCGTGTCTGGTCAGGTTCTAAGATCTCCATCACGCCTAGagaactggtgatggcctgggatgcactGGGTGCCCTTGGTGTCCTCCGTGTCTGGTCAGGTTCTAAGATCTCCATCACGCCTAGAGAACTGGTGGTGGCCTGGGATGCACTGGGTGCCCTTGGTGTCCTCCGTGTCTGCTCAGGTTCTAAGATCTCCATCACGCCTAGAGAACTGGTGGTGGCCTGGGATGCACTGGGTGCCCTTGGTGTCCTCCGTGTCTGCTCAGGTTCTAAGATCTCCATCACGCCTAGagaactggtgatggcctgggatgcactGGGTGCCCTTGGTGTCCTCCGTGTCTGGTCAGGTTCTAAGATCTCCATCGTGCCTCTTTCAGCTGCCTCTTCCCTGTGAggatcttctctcttcttccccttgaGAGCAGCAATAAAATcgatcttctttttccttttttttttaaccctttctttctagTTCAATATTCATTCTACGACAGAAGATCCTCAAGGGCTAAGCAACGGGGATTAA encodes:
- the LOC103094158 gene encoding uncharacterized protein LOC103094158, which gives rise to MEILEPDQTRRTPRAPSASQAITSSLGVMEILEPEQTRRTPRAPSASQATTSSLGVMEILEPEQTRRTPRAPSASQATTSSLGVMEILEPDQTRRTPRAPSASQAITSSLGVMEILEPDQTRRTPRAPSASQATTSSLGVMEILEPEQTRRTPRAPSASQAITSSLGVMEILEPDQTRRTPRAPSASQAITSSLGVMEILEPDQTQRTPRAPSASQAITSSLGVMEILEPDQTRRTPRAPSASQAITSSLGVMEILEPDQTRRTPRAPSASQAITSSLGVMEILEPDQTWRTPRAPSASQAITSSLGVMEILEPEQTRRTPRAPSASQAITSSLGVMEILEPDQTWRTPRAPSASQAITSSLGVMEILEPEQTRRTPRAPSASQAITSSLGVMEILEPEQTWRTPRAPSASQAITSSLGVMEILEPEQTRRTPRAPSASQAITSSLGVMEILEPEQTRRTPRAPSASQAITSSLGVMEILEPDQTRRTPRAPSASQAITSSLGVTEILEPDQTRRTPRAPSTSQAITSSLDFGPATAFV